In Azotosporobacter soli, a genomic segment contains:
- a CDS encoding YdcF family protein: MLYWIKFIYTTFFFPPGLFIVLFFALALRALKTRRSKLGLALLALTLLFYGCSIPLVSNLLVRSLESRYAPPISPQGDIIIVLGGGATLDTPNVSGQGHLSGYAANRLLTALQLERKLQVPIVVSGGKVLATTGCEALVAQQILLDLGVAPEHILLDEKSLNTAENARNTARIMQEKGYRQPILVTSAFHMARSVEQFTKNGVIVQPYPSDYLVNVHGGFEWYHLWPSAGALAEFSLAAKEYLGLLAVKWY, encoded by the coding sequence TTGCTCTATTGGATCAAGTTTATCTATACGACGTTCTTTTTCCCGCCGGGTTTGTTCATCGTCCTGTTTTTCGCTTTGGCGCTGCGCGCGCTAAAGACGCGGCGCAGCAAACTTGGCCTGGCGCTTTTGGCGCTGACGCTGCTCTTTTACGGCTGCTCGATTCCGCTCGTCAGCAACTTGCTTGTCCGTTCGCTGGAAAGCCGTTACGCGCCGCCGATCTCGCCGCAGGGAGATATCATCATCGTGCTTGGCGGCGGTGCGACCTTGGATACGCCGAATGTCAGCGGACAGGGACACTTATCCGGCTATGCGGCCAATCGATTGCTGACGGCGCTGCAGCTGGAACGGAAACTGCAGGTGCCGATCGTCGTCTCGGGCGGCAAGGTTCTTGCGACGACCGGCTGCGAGGCTCTGGTCGCGCAGCAGATCCTGCTCGATCTCGGCGTAGCGCCGGAACATATTTTATTGGATGAGAAGAGCCTCAATACGGCGGAAAACGCGCGCAACACCGCGCGCATCATGCAGGAAAAAGGCTATCGCCAACCGATCCTCGTCACTTCGGCGTTTCATATGGCGCGCAGTGTCGAGCAATTCACTAAGAACGGCGTTATAGTGCAGCCGTATCCGTCGGATTATTTGGTAAATGTGCATGGCGGTTTTGAGTGGTACCATCTCTGGCCGTCAGCTGGGGCGCTGGCAGAGTTTAGTTTGGCAGCCAAAGAATATCTCGGACTGTTGGCGGTTAAATGGTATTAA
- a CDS encoding acetyl-CoA C-acetyltransferase, with product MGNAVIVSAVRTAVGSFQGSLAGFSAPELGALVIEAALERAGVDKEQVDEVILGNVLQAGLGQNPARQAAIKAGLPVKTSAYTINKVCGSGLKSVNLAAQAVMTGEAEIVIAGGMESMSNAPYVLDSKSRSGYRMGHSQVKDVMIQDGLWCAFHDYHMGITAENVAERYQLSREAQDELALASQSKAAKALADGVFNAEIVPVTIKSRKGDRVFSVDEFVKTDATAEGLAKLRPAFKKDGTVTAGNASGINDGGAAVVVMSEEKAAQLGLKPLARIRAFASGGVEPELMGLGPVPAVQKALDKAGLKVNDLDLIEANEAFAAQFLAVGQELGFDQKKVNIHGGAIALGHPIGASGTRILVTLLHAMQREEAKLGLATLCIGGGQGVATILERL from the coding sequence ATGGGCAATGCAGTTATCGTAAGTGCGGTACGTACCGCCGTCGGCAGTTTTCAGGGCAGTTTGGCAGGTTTCAGTGCGCCGGAACTCGGCGCGCTGGTGATCGAAGCGGCGTTGGAACGCGCGGGCGTTGATAAAGAGCAGGTCGACGAAGTGATCTTGGGCAATGTGCTGCAGGCGGGGCTGGGGCAGAATCCGGCGCGTCAGGCGGCGATCAAAGCGGGTTTGCCGGTCAAGACTTCCGCCTATACGATCAACAAGGTGTGCGGCTCGGGCTTGAAAAGCGTCAATCTGGCTGCGCAGGCCGTCATGACAGGCGAAGCGGAGATCGTGATCGCAGGCGGCATGGAGAGCATGTCGAACGCTCCCTATGTACTCGACAGCAAGAGCCGCAGCGGCTATCGGATGGGGCACAGTCAGGTGAAGGACGTCATGATTCAGGATGGCCTTTGGTGCGCGTTTCATGACTACCATATGGGCATCACGGCGGAAAATGTCGCCGAGCGCTATCAGTTGAGTCGTGAAGCGCAGGACGAACTGGCGCTCGCATCACAGTCCAAGGCGGCAAAAGCATTGGCCGATGGCGTGTTTAACGCGGAGATCGTTCCGGTGACGATCAAGAGCAGGAAAGGCGACCGTGTTTTCAGCGTCGATGAATTCGTTAAGACGGACGCGACGGCTGAGGGATTGGCCAAACTGCGCCCGGCGTTCAAGAAGGACGGCACGGTCACCGCAGGCAACGCATCCGGCATCAATGACGGCGGAGCGGCCGTCGTGGTGATGTCGGAAGAAAAAGCGGCGCAACTCGGACTTAAGCCGCTTGCGCGGATTCGCGCCTTTGCATCAGGCGGCGTAGAGCCGGAACTGATGGGACTCGGTCCGGTGCCTGCGGTGCAAAAAGCGCTCGACAAAGCGGGACTGAAAGTGAACGATCTCGACCTGATCGAAGCCAATGAAGCGTTTGCGGCGCAGTTTCTCGCGGTCGGACAGGAACTCGGCTTTGACCAGAAGAAAGTGAACATTCACGGCGGCGCGATTGCGCTCGGCCATCCGATCGGAGCCAGCGGCACACGAATCTTAGTCACGCTGCTGCATGCGATGCAGCGCGAAGAGGCCAAGTTAGGCCTGGCGACGCTTTGCATCGGCGGCGGCCAGGGTGTGGCCACGATACTGGAGCGGCTCTAA
- a CDS encoding DUF3369 domain-containing protein encodes MNKDDELLFADEAEDAQAQVNVKGEQAWKVLIVDDEQEVHNVTKLALRRFVFDGRPVEFISAFSAAEGRNLLEEHDDTAVVLLDVVMEDEGAGLRLAKYIREELGNRLVRIILRTGQPGQAPEYEVITAYDINDYKEKTELTTQKLYTTLVAALRSYRDLRIIDMNRKGLQKIVDSAGSIFELQSMQKFASGVLSQLVALLRLNPNALYCHASAFAATCPASGETTLQILAATGEFEALIGAKHRADAKALPGYPIISRAIEEQRSVFDKDCFVIFFRSKRGSENLIYLDGLRELAEWDRHLLEVFCTNVSIAFENIYLNEEVEDTQKEILFTLGEVAEARSQETGNHVRRVAEVTKLLALKAGLPEDEAEMIRMATPIHDLGKLAIPDAILNKPGKLSEEEFAIMKKHAEYGYEMLRHSHRPILKNGAVIALQHHERYDGKGYPNGLKGEEIHFYGRLVALADVFDALSTQRVYKKAWPMEEVVEYIREQRGAQFDPQIVDLFLEHVDEILRIRERYPED; translated from the coding sequence ATGAACAAGGATGACGAGTTATTATTCGCCGATGAGGCGGAAGATGCACAAGCGCAGGTCAACGTAAAAGGCGAACAAGCCTGGAAGGTCCTGATCGTCGATGACGAACAGGAGGTTCACAATGTCACGAAACTGGCGCTGCGGCGTTTCGTCTTTGACGGCAGGCCGGTCGAATTCATCAGCGCTTTTTCTGCTGCGGAAGGCCGGAATTTACTGGAGGAGCACGATGATACGGCGGTCGTGCTCTTGGATGTGGTGATGGAAGACGAAGGGGCCGGGCTGCGTCTGGCCAAATACATTCGCGAAGAACTGGGTAACCGTCTGGTGCGCATCATCCTGCGCACCGGCCAGCCGGGACAGGCGCCCGAATACGAAGTGATAACCGCCTATGACATTAATGATTATAAAGAAAAAACGGAATTGACGACGCAGAAGCTGTATACGACGCTAGTCGCCGCGTTGCGTTCCTATCGCGATCTGCGCATCATCGACATGAACCGCAAAGGGCTGCAAAAAATCGTCGATTCGGCCGGTTCGATCTTTGAGCTGCAGTCGATGCAGAAATTCGCTTCCGGCGTCTTGAGCCAGTTGGTGGCGCTTTTGCGCCTGAACCCGAACGCGCTCTACTGCCATGCTTCGGCTTTCGCCGCGACTTGCCCGGCCAGCGGCGAGACGACGCTGCAAATCCTGGCGGCCACCGGCGAATTCGAAGCGCTAATCGGCGCAAAACACCGCGCCGACGCAAAGGCGTTGCCAGGCTATCCGATCATTTCGCGTGCGATTGAAGAACAGCGCAGCGTGTTTGATAAAGATTGCTTCGTCATCTTCTTTCGCAGCAAGCGCGGTTCGGAAAATCTGATCTATCTGGACGGACTGCGCGAACTGGCGGAATGGGATCGCCATCTGCTGGAAGTCTTTTGCACCAACGTCTCGATCGCCTTTGAAAATATCTATCTGAATGAAGAAGTGGAAGACACGCAAAAGGAAATCCTCTTCACCCTGGGCGAAGTCGCGGAGGCGCGCTCGCAAGAAACCGGCAACCATGTGCGACGGGTCGCCGAAGTGACCAAGCTGCTCGCGCTCAAAGCGGGGCTGCCGGAGGACGAAGCCGAGATGATCCGCATGGCGACGCCGATCCACGATCTTGGGAAACTGGCGATTCCGGATGCGATCCTCAATAAGCCGGGTAAATTGAGCGAGGAAGAGTTCGCCATCATGAAGAAACACGCCGAATACGGTTATGAAATGCTGCGCCATTCGCACCGCCCGATCCTCAAAAACGGTGCGGTTATAGCGCTTCAACATCATGAACGCTATGACGGAAAAGGCTATCCTAACGGATTGAAGGGCGAAGAGATTCACTTCTACGGCCGTTTGGTGGCGCTGGCGGATGTCTTTGACGCACTCTCCACGCAGCGGGTTTATAAAAAGGCTTGGCCGATGGAAGAGGTCGTCGAATATATCCGTGAACAGCGCGGCGCGCAGTTCGACCCGCAAATCGTCGATCTGTTCCTAGAGCATGTCGATGAAATTCTGCGGATTCGTGAACGCTATCCTGAAGACTAA
- a CDS encoding sigma-54 interaction domain-containing protein, producing the protein MKAVANRGREGAACRLPWEVVQLALERAGEGVGFLTERGELIETNSAFRRLLGMTAKDAAGETLERLLATPLQESVWQGKVSLLNQPVTNWLGADLWLDLHPLDEMMGNGWLALLRQGRERQLAEQLALAQRRLDLMEKQAAQQWVPDKYQTESREKQMLRQLKAGSAFEKFIGVSQVVLDTLTMAAKAARVQSTILISGDSGTGKEVLAEGIHLSSPRKSGPFIKVNCAALSLQLLESELFGHEKGAFTGAIRRKQGKFELADGGTLFLDEVGEMDPAMQSKLLRVLQTSSFERVGGEETLTVDVRIVAATNRNLAQMVQRGEFREDLYYRFNVIPLELPPLCERREDIPLLVDHFLRYFNRAFGQEVLGIRQDAMEMLLCYSWPGNVRELRNVVERLVALSDDKYISKEDLPRHIALPEEKKCPTDAGVGLLKNGDIFPLEEYEKEIIREALARYGSYSAAGKALGITHKTVAAKAQKYGLEKQ; encoded by the coding sequence GTGAAGGCAGTGGCAAACAGGGGAAGAGAAGGGGCGGCGTGCCGCCTGCCGTGGGAAGTGGTTCAGCTGGCCCTGGAACGTGCTGGTGAAGGGGTGGGCTTTCTTACGGAGCGGGGCGAACTGATTGAGACAAATTCGGCGTTTCGTCGTCTGCTGGGGATGACGGCGAAAGATGCGGCGGGCGAGACGCTGGAGCGCTTGTTGGCGACGCCGCTTCAGGAATCGGTTTGGCAGGGCAAGGTTTCCCTGCTGAATCAGCCGGTGACGAATTGGTTGGGGGCCGATTTGTGGCTGGATTTGCATCCGCTGGATGAAATGATGGGCAACGGGTGGTTGGCTCTTTTGCGCCAGGGACGTGAACGACAATTAGCCGAGCAGCTGGCGCTTGCACAGCGGCGTCTCGATTTGATGGAAAAGCAGGCGGCGCAGCAGTGGGTGCCGGATAAGTATCAGACGGAGTCGCGTGAAAAGCAAATGCTGCGTCAGTTGAAAGCGGGCAGCGCGTTTGAAAAATTTATCGGCGTCAGCCAGGTCGTCCTGGATACGCTGACGATGGCCGCGAAAGCGGCGCGCGTGCAATCGACGATTTTAATCAGCGGCGACAGCGGTACGGGGAAAGAAGTACTGGCGGAAGGCATCCACCTTTCCAGTCCGCGCAAGAGCGGGCCGTTCATCAAGGTCAACTGCGCAGCGTTGTCGCTGCAACTTTTGGAAAGCGAACTGTTCGGTCATGAAAAAGGCGCCTTTACCGGCGCGATCCGGCGTAAACAGGGCAAGTTCGAATTGGCGGACGGCGGCACGCTGTTTCTCGACGAAGTCGGCGAGATGGATCCGGCGATGCAGAGCAAGCTGCTGCGTGTCCTGCAGACCAGCAGTTTCGAAAGAGTCGGCGGCGAAGAAACGCTGACTGTCGATGTCAGGATCGTCGCGGCGACGAATCGCAATCTCGCGCAAATGGTGCAGCGCGGCGAATTCCGTGAAGATCTGTATTACCGCTTCAACGTCATTCCGCTCGAATTGCCGCCGCTATGCGAACGGCGTGAAGACATTCCGCTGCTGGTCGATCATTTTCTGCGCTATTTCAATCGTGCGTTCGGTCAGGAAGTGCTTGGCATTCGCCAGGACGCGATGGAAATGTTGCTTTGTTATTCCTGGCCGGGCAATGTGCGCGAATTGCGCAACGTAGTCGAACGTTTGGTGGCGCTCAGTGATGATAAATATATCAGCAAAGAAGATCTGCCGCGCCATATCGCGCTGCCGGAAGAAAAAAAATGTCCGACGGATGCGGGAGTGGGTTTGCTGAAAAACGGCGATATCTTCCCGCTCGAAGAATACGAGAAAGAAATCATCAGAGAAGCGCTGGCTCGTTACGGCAGCTACAGCGCCGCGGGCAAGGCGCTCGGCATCACGCATAAAACGGTGGCGGCCAAGGCGCAAAAATACGGTTTGGAAAAACAATAG
- the nirJ1 gene encoding putative heme d1 biosynthesis radical SAM protein NirJ1: MIGVSKLLCDTNNFGDSLRYAKGSHGQQHGAVAGMGPVVAWNVTRTCNLKCVHCYADSDAQKYDGELTTAEALRFIDDCAAFKVPVLLLSGGEPLIRPDIFQLVEYANQRGIRTTFSTNGTLIDAALAQKIKSLNVGYVGISLDGLGEANDKFRGKSGAFEQALRGIRHCLAVDQRVGLRFTINRYNFHDLENVFQLIETEKIPRVCFYHLVYSGRAAEMMQHDVTHQESRQAMDLIIAKAKQLGDKCEILTVDNHADIVYLYMKYREKNPVLAERIWELMNRNGGNRSGIAFANVDPLGNVHSDQFTQNHTFGNVRERAFGEIWTDMSNPILAGLKDRKPLLKGRCAACKWLGVCNGNFRARAEAATGDFWESDPACYLTDEEIGLK, translated from the coding sequence ATGATTGGTGTAAGCAAACTTCTCTGTGATACGAATAATTTTGGCGACAGCCTACGCTATGCGAAAGGCTCGCACGGTCAGCAGCACGGCGCGGTTGCCGGAATGGGGCCGGTCGTGGCCTGGAATGTCACACGGACCTGTAACTTGAAATGCGTGCATTGCTACGCGGATTCAGATGCGCAAAAATATGACGGCGAACTGACGACGGCCGAAGCGCTGCGTTTTATTGACGACTGCGCGGCGTTTAAGGTGCCGGTACTGCTTCTTTCCGGCGGCGAGCCGCTGATCCGGCCGGATATTTTCCAACTGGTCGAATATGCGAACCAACGCGGCATCCGGACGACGTTTTCCACGAATGGAACGCTGATCGATGCGGCGCTGGCGCAAAAGATCAAGAGCCTTAACGTCGGTTATGTCGGCATCAGCCTGGACGGTCTGGGCGAGGCCAATGACAAGTTCCGCGGCAAAAGCGGCGCGTTTGAACAGGCGTTGCGCGGCATTCGCCATTGTCTGGCCGTCGATCAGCGCGTCGGTCTGCGCTTTACGATCAATCGTTATAATTTTCATGATCTGGAAAATGTATTTCAGTTGATTGAAACGGAAAAAATTCCCCGCGTGTGTTTTTATCACCTGGTTTATTCCGGTCGGGCGGCGGAGATGATGCAGCATGACGTCACGCATCAGGAATCGCGTCAGGCGATGGATTTGATCATCGCCAAGGCGAAACAGCTGGGCGACAAATGCGAGATTCTGACCGTCGACAATCATGCGGACATCGTGTATCTGTATATGAAGTACAGGGAAAAGAATCCGGTTTTGGCGGAACGAATCTGGGAACTGATGAACCGCAATGGCGGCAATCGTTCCGGCATCGCATTCGCCAATGTCGATCCGCTCGGCAATGTGCATTCGGATCAGTTTACGCAGAACCATACGTTCGGCAATGTGCGCGAGCGGGCGTTCGGCGAGATTTGGACCGATATGTCGAATCCGATCCTGGCCGGTCTGAAGGACCGCAAGCCGCTGCTCAAAGGCCGCTGCGCAGCCTGCAAATGGCTCGGCGTCTGCAACGGCAACTTCCGTGCGCGGGCCGAAGCGGCGACCGGAGATTTTTGGGAATCGGATCCGGCGTGTTATCTGACCGATGAAGAAATCGGACTGAAATAG
- a CDS encoding PAS domain S-box protein: protein MRRWARTLRMLSLLCAWSLLLCAPAWAEEMPSTIRVVMDDNYPPFVFRDGTGRLQGVLVDQWMLWEQKTGVKVVLTATGWNRALQWMNEDRADVIDTIFPSPERQRIYDFSQPYARIDVPIFFHESIAGIRDLESLKGFQVAVKKGDLAEEKLRSGGVQGIVEFDSYEAIVDSAKQGRTMVFVMDKPPALYFLYKAGLQERFRQSQPLYSGEFRRAVHKGDAKMLQLVEKGFAEISKDEYEDIERRWHGSTESNVLLLLYLQHRLLFFASVGGLILVLLAWNEMLRRRVRKKTGELLETVAQLEGSEKKYRELLENLTVAVAVFSAQGELTLFNQTYLDLLGITEEEARKGRFREGWQYLLPNGEPMPPQEEPLLQVLKSGSALEDCLLGIRRRKQSEPIWLSATLFPELDAEGQVRQVVVTLSEVTQLKLAQQALLASEEKFSKIFRYSMDVIGLVRVADGAFMEVNDAFSSQLGYSLQDVIGKNSLEFSLWARPNEREEIQGLYRAAGKVFNKEVLWRRKDGELRTGILSAEVAGIGGEQYILFVWHDISERKLAEDALRHVNEELERKVEVRTQDLLAMNQELTAVNQELEQTVDSLRRTQIQLLQSEKLASLGSLVAGIAHEINTPVGIGVTASSHLQKMTRDFLQLYEAGGMKRQDLVHFLEDAEEASTIVYTNLERASRLIRSFKQVSADQSSEERRRFKVRQYMDEILLSMLPKLKKTAHRIQLNCPDELTIDGYPGAFSQVITNLVMNSLLHAYGSGQAGVISIDIQADGSDIHLRYADDGVGMEAAVVEKIFDPFFTTRRGEGGTGLGMHIIQNIVTQQFGGSIRCNSQPGQGTEFIIRFPQQREEKQHEQG, encoded by the coding sequence GTGAGACGTTGGGCCCGGACATTGCGTATGCTCAGTTTGCTTTGCGCCTGGAGCCTGCTGCTTTGCGCTCCGGCATGGGCGGAAGAAATGCCGTCGACGATTCGCGTCGTCATGGACGATAATTATCCGCCGTTTGTCTTTCGCGACGGAACGGGACGCTTGCAGGGCGTTCTGGTCGACCAGTGGATGCTGTGGGAACAAAAGACAGGCGTCAAGGTCGTCTTGACGGCGACCGGCTGGAACAGGGCGCTGCAATGGATGAATGAGGATCGCGCGGACGTGATCGATACGATCTTTCCCAGTCCCGAACGGCAACGCATCTATGATTTTTCGCAGCCCTATGCGCGGATCGACGTGCCAATCTTTTTTCATGAGAGCATCGCGGGTATCAGAGACCTCGAATCGTTGAAAGGGTTTCAGGTGGCGGTGAAGAAAGGCGATCTGGCGGAGGAGAAATTGCGCAGCGGCGGCGTACAGGGTATCGTTGAGTTTGACAGTTATGAGGCGATTGTCGACAGCGCCAAGCAGGGGCGTACGATGGTCTTTGTCATGGATAAGCCGCCGGCGCTTTATTTTCTCTACAAGGCGGGCTTACAGGAGCGTTTTCGCCAGTCACAGCCGCTATACTCCGGTGAGTTCCGGCGTGCGGTGCACAAAGGCGATGCGAAGATGCTGCAACTGGTGGAAAAAGGCTTCGCCGAGATCAGCAAGGACGAATATGAGGATATTGAACGGCGCTGGCATGGCAGCACGGAAAGCAACGTATTGCTGCTCCTTTATCTGCAGCATCGGCTGCTCTTTTTCGCAAGCGTTGGCGGACTGATTTTGGTACTGCTCGCCTGGAACGAGATGCTGCGCCGCCGGGTAAGAAAAAAGACCGGAGAGTTGTTAGAGACGGTCGCTCAGCTGGAGGGCAGTGAAAAGAAATATCGTGAACTGCTGGAGAATCTGACGGTTGCGGTCGCGGTCTTTTCCGCGCAGGGCGAGTTGACGCTTTTTAACCAGACCTATCTCGACTTGCTCGGCATCACGGAAGAAGAGGCGCGTAAAGGGCGCTTTAGAGAGGGCTGGCAGTATCTTCTGCCAAACGGCGAGCCGATGCCGCCGCAGGAAGAACCGCTGCTGCAGGTGCTGAAAAGCGGCAGCGCGCTGGAAGACTGTCTGCTCGGCATCCGGCGCAGGAAACAAAGTGAGCCGATCTGGCTCAGCGCCACGCTTTTTCCGGAACTTGACGCTGAAGGCCAGGTGCGCCAGGTCGTGGTGACGCTGAGTGAAGTGACGCAATTGAAGCTGGCTCAGCAGGCGCTGCTCGCCTCGGAGGAAAAGTTTTCGAAGATCTTTCGCTACAGCATGGACGTCATTGGCTTGGTTCGCGTGGCAGACGGCGCTTTTATGGAAGTGAACGATGCGTTCAGCAGCCAGTTGGGCTATTCGCTCCAAGACGTGATCGGGAAAAATTCACTGGAGTTTTCTTTGTGGGCGCGTCCGAACGAGCGCGAGGAAATCCAAGGTCTCTACCGTGCAGCGGGCAAAGTGTTTAACAAGGAAGTGCTCTGGCGACGCAAAGACGGCGAACTGCGTACCGGCATCCTGTCGGCGGAGGTAGCGGGCATCGGCGGCGAGCAATATATCCTCTTCGTCTGGCACGATATCAGCGAGCGCAAGTTGGCGGAGGATGCATTGCGCCATGTCAATGAGGAGCTGGAACGCAAGGTCGAAGTCAGGACGCAGGACTTGCTGGCGATGAATCAGGAACTGACCGCGGTGAACCAGGAACTCGAGCAGACCGTGGACAGTCTGCGGCGAACGCAGATCCAACTGCTGCAGTCGGAAAAACTGGCTTCGCTCGGCAGTCTGGTCGCCGGGATTGCGCATGAGATCAATACGCCGGTGGGGATCGGCGTGACGGCGTCATCGCATCTGCAAAAAATGACGCGTGATTTTCTCCAGTTGTATGAAGCCGGCGGCATGAAGCGCCAGGATCTGGTTCATTTCCTTGAAGATGCCGAGGAGGCGTCGACCATCGTATATACTAATCTCGAACGGGCGTCGCGTTTGATCCGCAGCTTCAAGCAAGTGTCGGCGGATCAGTCAAGCGAAGAGCGGCGCCGTTTCAAGGTGCGGCAATATATGGATGAAATCCTTTTGAGCATGCTGCCCAAGTTGAAAAAAACGGCACACCGGATTCAACTCAACTGTCCGGATGAGCTGACGATCGACGGGTATCCGGGCGCTTTTTCGCAGGTGATCACCAATCTGGTGATGAACTCGCTGCTGCATGCCTATGGCAGCGGCCAAGCGGGCGTGATCAGTATTGATATTCAGGCGGACGGATCCGATATTCATTTGCGTTATGCCGATGACGGCGTTGGGATGGAAGCGGCGGTGGTTGAGAAGATTTTCGATCCATTTTTCACTACCCGACGCGGAGAAGGCGGAACCGGTCTTGGAATGCATATCATCCAAAACATCGTCACGCAGCAATTCGGCGGCAGCATTCGCTGCAACAGCCAGCCGGGCCAGGGAACGGAATTTATCATCCGTTTCCCGCAGCAAAGGGAGGAGAAGCAGCATGAACAAGGATGA